From Daucus carota subsp. sativus chromosome 6, DH1 v3.0, whole genome shotgun sequence, the proteins below share one genomic window:
- the LOC135146763 gene encoding DNA-directed RNA polymerases IV and V subunit 2-like, which produces MGRSSYMDIDIDDPFEDDLGDLGEPFLNSVCKKAATSFFQQHGLISHQLNSYNDFIKYGIQNVFDSIGEITVQPGYDPSKKGDSHWRYASFKFGKVKLAPPTFFTGKKFYDDNGIDFVDFYPRHARLQNMTYSSKMKVEVHLQVYTQRMVRSDKFKTGKEQYVDKTVCKEIREEIPIGTLPVMVKSDLCWMKKAKQGDCDFDQGGYFIIKGAEKVKSFLIFFVVYNSYLRNIVYMLIKTSF; this is translated from the exons ATGGGTCGTTCGAGTTACATGGATATAGACATAGATGATCCTTTTGAGGACGACTTAGGGGATCTCGGGGAGCCTTTTTTAAACAGTGTTTGTAAGAAGGCAGCAACCTCATTTTTCCAACAACACGGCCTCATCAGTCACCAACTCAACTCgtataatgattttattaaatatggtATTCAGAATGTTTTTGATTCCATTGGTGAGATTACAGTCCAGCCTGGTTATGATCCATCTAAAAAGGGCGATAGTCACTGGAGGTATGCCTCCTTCAAATTTGGGAAGGTCAAGCTTGCCCCGCCAACATTTTTTACTGGCAAGAAGTTTTACGATGATAATGGTATAGATTTCGTGGACTTCTATCCTAGACATGCTCGCCTTCAGAATATGACATACTCGTCCAAAATGAAAGTGGAGGTTCATCTCCAG GTATATACTCAGAGGATGGTTAGGAGTGACAAATTCAAAACTGGGAAAGAGCAGTATGTAGACAAAACTGTTTGTAAGGAGATTCGAGAGGAGATTCCTATTGGAACGCTTCCAGTGATGGTTAAATCCGATTTATGCTGGATGAAAAAAGCGAAGCAAGGTGATTGTGATTTTGATCAAGGAGGCTATTTCATAATCAAAGGAGCTGAGAAGGTTAAgagtttcttaattttttttgtagtaTATAATTCTTACTTAAGGAACATTGTTTACATGCTGATTAAAACTAGTTTCTAA
- the LOC108224600 gene encoding chorismate mutase 2 produces the protein MGACNTFSNMKSLNLDSIRESLIRQEDTIIFSLIERSQFPMNSPVYTPALASTLPSSKSLLHFIVNQSETIQSQAGRYESPEEHPFFPDNLPSSLLPQYNHPQILHPTAAAININKTIWDVYVKQLLPLFTAEGDDGNYVPTATSDLQCLQAISRRIHYGKFVAEVKYLDAPEDYAPAIRAQDRDALMKLLTFESVEEMLKRRVEKKAKVFAQEVSLNVVDQKEKYKIDPSLLPLLYGEWIMPLTKLVEVEYLLKRLD, from the exons ATGGGTGCCTGCAACACTTTCTCAAACATGAAATCACTCAATCTTGATTCCATCAGAGAGAGCTTGATCAGACAAGAAGACACCATTATATTCTCCCTCATTGAAAGATCTCAATTTCCCATGAATTCCCCTGTTTATACACCTGCCTTAGCCTCCACTCTTCCTTCTTCCAAGTCTCTGCTTCACTTTATCGTCAACCAATCAGAAACCATCCAGTCCCAG GCTGGCAGATATGAAAGTCCAGAAGAACATCCTTTCTTCCCAGATAATTTGCCATCATCTTTGCTGCCGCAGTACAATCATCCCCAG attttgcATCCTACTGCTGCTGCCATCAATATAAACAAGACTATCTGGGATGTGTATGTCAAGCAACTGCTTCCGCTGTTTACTGCTGAGGGTGATGATGGCAACTATGTGCCAACTGCAACTTCTGATCTTCAGTGCTTGCAG GCCATCTCTAGAAGAATTCACTATGGAAAGTTTGTTGCTGAGGTCAAATATCTTGATGCCCCGGAAGACTATGCACCTGCAATTCGTGCGCAG GACAGAGATGCTTTGATGAAACTTTTAACATTTGAGAGTGTAGAGGAGATGCTTAAGAGGAGGGTAGAGAAGAaagccaaggtgtttgctcaaGAAGTGAGTCTCAATGTCGTTGATCAGAAAGAGAAATACAAGATTGACCCTTCCCTGCTCCCTCTCTTATACGGGGAATGGATTATGCCTTTAACTAAACTTGTTGAAGTTGAGTACCTTCTAAAACGACTTGATTGA